The halophilic archaeon DL31 nucleotide sequence GCATGGACATCATGAGTTCTCGAGGCCGTTCCTCACCACAGATCGGTGTCTGCAACAGGACATGCTTGATTCGGGTCTCCGGTAGATACGGGCTTTCACGGAGAACCTCGTCATGGATCTGCCGGACGATTTGCTCAAACGAGTACTCACCATCCTCCACGGAACTTTTCGCAGAATCACGGATACGCTTGGAAAAGGCTGTTTTCGCTTTCCCAGGTGGGGCTACCTCACACCAGTCACATCGGCGGCGAATCGCCCGTAGCTCGCTTTCATCAAGTGTGTCAAGAACCCGGTACAGCCCGTGCCATGGACTCGCCATACAGATCCAGCCCACAGTGCATCAGTATAGCTCTGTGGAAACTCGTCTCCACGAGACTATTTGAGTTCGTGGGATATCTTGGATCTCTGTTGAAGGACAAACTCTGACACTATCAACCGGATAGTTTCAGTTTCACCGCGGTTGGATCGCCTATATACGGATCTGGGAACTATACTGGAAGTAGAGGGAGCATCCCTTTCACCCTGTCACAGTCACACGCTCCCTCCTTAACCTATGTCCACGACGAATCCATCGTCTCTCGGTACGTGCCCGTTCTGCCAGACCGAGATCACAACGATCGATGTGATCCTCGAGTACGAGACCGAGACGGGACCAGCAGTATACGCGGAGTGCCCCGAGTGCCGCGATGTGGTAAACCCGGAGTGACCTATCGTATCATGCTATCCGAATGTATGGACCGTCTGCTGTCCCGGACAGACCAAACAGGAGTCGTGTACGAGTGCCGGCGGTGCGGAACCTCTGTCGACAGCGATGATACTACCTGTCCTGCATGTGGTGCAGACGCGATCATCCAGCACCAGATATCCTGACCGATGGCAGAGGAATATGACCAGGTTCTGGACGTTGTGGTGGAGAATCCGGGAGCCACCATCGAGGAAATCACGGACCTGGCACGTGATCGTGGAGTCACCGACATCGATATCCCGGATCCCCTCTCACAGGCGGTCAGCAACAACGACTTTGTTGAATTCGATGGACGGTACTGAGTGATGAGGACAGGAAAATACCGGTTCAACCGGT carries:
- a CDS encoding hypothetical protein (manually curated~KEGG: nmg:Nmag_3634 hypothetical protein), encoding MLSECMDRLLSRTDQTGVVYECRRCGTSVDSDDTTCPACGADAIIQHQIS
- a CDS encoding hypothetical protein (KEGG: nph:NP3852A hypothetical protein) produces the protein MSTTNPSSLGTCPFCQTEITTIDVILEYETETGPAVYAECPECRDVVNPE
- a CDS encoding hypothetical protein (KEGG: htu:Htur_4070 hypothetical protein) — its product is MAEEYDQVLDVVVENPGATIEEITDLARDRGVTDIDIPDPLSQAVSNNDFVEFDGRY